From Spirochaeta isovalerica, one genomic window encodes:
- a CDS encoding DMT family transporter produces the protein MQMILGQIFALLTALCWAQNSLIYSHLGRKTGSDAVTHIRLWLAVPVMLLVNYLFTGQLSPFSLPVQPLILILASGFFGFFVADLFLFRAFVEIGPREALVIMTTSPVFSLVFSWIFLGETLSLVKTAGILIILGGVIWVILEEKDGKNQGHGHSVRGVLYALLGALTQAIGLIFAKMGMMEGVHPVSTNFIRIIAGLAGLFIYSLIRKKVRSDFAAFRSIGNFLLLLFAVVVGPVLGIILSLYALNWAPVGIITTLMQVSPVLLLPVDIFVFRKKVSAGAILGTVLAVGGTTLLFLF, from the coding sequence ATGCAAATGATACTGGGGCAGATTTTCGCCTTATTGACCGCCCTCTGCTGGGCTCAGAATTCACTAATATATTCTCATCTGGGCAGGAAAACCGGATCCGATGCGGTCACCCACATTCGTCTCTGGCTGGCTGTTCCGGTCATGCTGCTGGTAAATTATCTTTTTACGGGGCAATTGTCGCCCTTTAGTCTTCCTGTGCAGCCGCTAATCCTGATTCTCGCATCGGGATTTTTCGGCTTTTTCGTTGCCGATCTGTTCCTGTTCAGGGCTTTTGTGGAGATCGGCCCGCGGGAAGCTCTCGTCATCATGACCACCAGTCCTGTATTCAGTCTCGTTTTTTCTTGGATTTTTCTCGGAGAGACGCTCTCTCTTGTTAAAACAGCCGGCATCCTCATCATTCTGGGGGGAGTCATATGGGTTATTCTCGAAGAGAAGGACGGAAAGAACCAGGGACACGGCCATAGCGTACGCGGCGTTTTGTACGCCCTCCTCGGGGCGCTGACCCAAGCGATCGGACTCATTTTCGCAAAGATGGGAATGATGGAGGGTGTCCATCCCGTTTCGACGAACTTTATCCGCATAATCGCCGGCCTGGCCGGGCTTTTCATCTATTCTCTTATCCGGAAGAAGGTGAGAAGCGATTTCGCCGCATTCCGTTCGATAGGTAACTTTTTACTTCTTCTCTTCGCTGTTGTCGTGGGGCCGGTTCTCGGGATCATTCTCAGCCTCTACGCACTGAACTGGGCGCCGGTGGGGATAATCACAACTCTGATGCAGGTAAGCCCCGTGCTTCTTCTACCGGTGGATATTTTTGTTTTCCGGAAAAAGGTTTCCGCCGGCGCGATTCTGGGCACGGTTCTGGCTGTCGGGGGAACCACCCTGCTGTTCCTCTTTTAA
- a CDS encoding Ig-like domain-containing protein — protein sequence MSRRKLLIKMKLPLLVLLVVLFGCSSPLMETIEEEVEIVVTPPSISTLYPESGATGVAIDIDNIVITFNKSIAESSVSSTTIVVTNEEGSVVNGSFTVSGETVNFNPSNNLSYKTVYSVYISDNLLDVNDNSIEADFSWSFTTADAPSSIKPQIKSLDIDSGRGFTNSADVSINIFATDYNGDTDNLNFRYRKSGDTDWSSWTALTNGSGSAPITLDITPGVTESFSYETEVIDASSVKSQVTSCDITYEIQPPTPLDFNWDDLSYFPYNGTLLQITFDEALAPESITDTDFILEKVSDSSLVPGTIGLKSVGDEPDRILELWDLELEPNTAYRVILQPTVSDLAGNQLGGDENVWIFNTGDSIDTDPPDGPVSLVDEVYGKVVPLPTGTIAKGTDEEIRLDFSQITDDFSTIVKMKIWGSSSNAGITNGQTEEEPADADAETFALTKDWLMEAGDGEKYLKVKFRDSALNWSDEKIVKIILDTKGPDDLSSPIVLIENGLSYTNREDRIINLNLSSVDPSGIYKMKLSTTNGELDALALPVRGDYPDDTAYQNALDEFDDWNNNFSLQLPDTDGPYTIYVKTWDYLEQGSSVGSSSTITLDRESPTITYPGLPFLLNTSLQMQNGTDYSITDNTAITDYQWSMISGPGSVYFNAEVDGEDSDDGADIASPYIWADTDGDYFIQLTVTDSAENIGTHDPIPLLWDTTPPADIADLAVQGNNPEFTNSAQPEWTWSASTGADFYRVSFDGFSTYTDVQQTFYSPNTALAEGSHTLSVIAYDYSGNSSAPASRDIKVDTIAPAINISTFQYIANFDNQEITIDFNGGDGSISESGSGLASTVWSKGSGPGTLSFTNPTEKVTNVSANIDGDYVINLSAFDVAGNFSTVQLPLLRDIVAPAAPDLTGPTLTPSVRPNWFWSTGGGGMGVYQWNLDTDADPDWSAETDDTTFSPSDDLLGTPPGIDHTLSVRERDIAGNWSAPSDWTVEVDTSAKTPPEIAINDAYPTIRNVTEITWNAVSGLGGAGKQYRYRIDGEAWHTVASPLSTSPITPTVLEKFDGLMDGNHTLEIQEYIDDPTEWQEDKTGTHTITVDITPPSKPNLWGTGNVTVDDDRTATNDTTPTWTWSSGGGGGIGKYKYRFNSTNPDNDVNTTGLNHTESLTDGTYYLYVSERDQAGNWSDEAYHEITVDTIRPRITDVLITGPTHPDDSDYTYTNSTYVDVQITGDINGYGGTNVGPVKIRYYDYNPSGWKISGTFFTGSSTTINTTLASTNGTKTIYAELYDEAGNYSGYINDSIILDTIAPSGTFYINNNDTATPSLSFKMTLNYTDNLTGTADLEVRTASVYNGSWNSYRTYASTMSSDFQFSPSNGNKYAYITVRDQAGNLAGANYEISDYIYFQLINMTYATKGSSSTTVSAYWTPVSGASGTTYYHLYSSTENGNPNTDPITMTSEGLSTSGSVITESLAADEKEKLRYYYVKPYNATTGGWGPYSPAGVLGFGSNITIIYSPSDATIASNLKSQLQYDLPTAIPSYYSGTQPVWTVTLLPEALVSSTYSSYNTIYGDPVIITPNSSLYATANKVRNIVSSNKGVVAMGYYGGLKFLETASDNWTSWGYPATTTTEAYQQPNEICYGNSYTYLADKYYMYTWRSGNTVWTSPISSTRIPTTTNEDQVAIGTSSSPLNERGLYRPGRDNPVNGWLYGRSQNYSDRFPVVRQGRFLYYGYDGYWTNTTGWAYWINLIARMDNY from the coding sequence ATGAGCAGAAGAAAACTTTTAATCAAAATGAAATTACCCTTACTGGTCCTTCTGGTCGTCCTTTTCGGATGCTCCAGTCCATTGATGGAGACGATTGAGGAGGAGGTTGAGATTGTTGTAACTCCTCCTTCGATTTCTACTTTGTATCCTGAGTCGGGAGCGACAGGGGTTGCGATTGATATTGATAATATTGTTATTACTTTCAATAAAAGCATAGCCGAGTCGAGCGTGAGCAGTACGACGATTGTTGTTACCAATGAAGAAGGTTCTGTTGTAAACGGTTCGTTCACAGTTTCGGGGGAAACAGTAAACTTCAATCCGAGCAATAATCTAAGTTATAAAACAGTCTATTCCGTATACATAAGCGACAATCTTCTCGATGTAAATGATAACAGCATAGAAGCTGATTTTTCCTGGTCTTTTACTACGGCCGATGCCCCCTCGTCCATAAAACCTCAGATAAAATCTCTTGATATAGACAGCGGGAGAGGTTTTACAAATTCTGCAGATGTATCGATTAATATATTTGCGACAGATTATAACGGCGATACGGACAACCTTAATTTCAGGTATAGAAAATCCGGTGATACTGATTGGAGTTCCTGGACAGCTTTGACTAATGGATCAGGTTCAGCTCCTATAACTCTTGATATAACACCGGGAGTAACAGAGTCATTCTCATACGAGACTGAAGTTATCGATGCATCGTCTGTTAAGTCACAAGTAACATCATGTGATATAACCTATGAAATCCAGCCGCCGACACCCTTGGATTTTAACTGGGATGATCTGTCATATTTTCCTTACAATGGAACATTACTTCAAATAACATTTGATGAGGCTCTGGCTCCTGAAAGCATAACAGACACTGATTTCATTCTTGAAAAAGTATCCGATTCCTCTCTGGTACCAGGCACAATAGGTCTGAAATCTGTTGGAGATGAACCTGACAGAATTCTCGAGCTCTGGGATCTTGAACTTGAGCCGAATACGGCATACAGGGTTATTCTTCAGCCGACGGTTTCAGACTTGGCCGGGAATCAGCTGGGAGGAGATGAAAATGTCTGGATTTTCAATACCGGAGATTCAATCGATACAGACCCTCCAGACGGCCCCGTTTCCCTTGTAGATGAGGTTTATGGGAAAGTGGTGCCTTTGCCGACCGGAACAATAGCCAAAGGAACGGATGAAGAGATTCGATTAGACTTTTCCCAGATTACAGATGATTTCAGCACTATAGTTAAAATGAAAATCTGGGGAAGCAGCAGTAATGCCGGAATTACAAACGGCCAAACCGAAGAAGAACCGGCTGATGCGGATGCAGAAACATTTGCCTTGACAAAAGACTGGCTTATGGAAGCCGGAGACGGGGAAAAATACCTGAAAGTAAAATTCAGAGACTCGGCATTGAACTGGTCAGACGAAAAAATCGTGAAAATCATCCTCGATACAAAAGGCCCGGATGATTTATCAAGTCCCATTGTCTTAATTGAAAACGGTTTGAGCTATACAAACAGGGAAGACAGAATCATCAATTTGAATTTGTCATCAGTAGATCCAAGCGGCATTTACAAAATGAAGCTTTCGACAACTAATGGCGAGCTGGATGCACTAGCGCTTCCAGTTCGGGGTGATTATCCCGATGATACTGCCTACCAGAATGCCCTGGATGAGTTCGATGACTGGAACAATAATTTTTCACTGCAATTACCCGACACAGACGGCCCTTATACCATTTACGTGAAGACTTGGGACTATCTGGAACAGGGATCTTCAGTTGGCAGCTCCAGCACAATTACTCTTGATAGAGAGAGTCCGACCATAACTTATCCCGGTCTCCCCTTTCTACTGAATACATCCCTTCAGATGCAAAATGGAACGGACTACAGCATTACTGACAATACGGCAATTACAGATTATCAGTGGTCAATGATCAGCGGCCCCGGAAGCGTCTACTTCAACGCGGAAGTAGATGGAGAGGATTCAGATGATGGAGCTGATATTGCATCTCCTTACATTTGGGCCGATACAGACGGCGACTATTTCATTCAATTAACAGTTACGGATAGTGCAGAAAATATAGGAACACACGATCCGATTCCACTCTTATGGGATACAACACCTCCAGCTGATATTGCAGATCTGGCGGTTCAGGGAAACAATCCGGAATTTACAAATTCCGCTCAACCGGAATGGACCTGGAGCGCTTCTACCGGTGCAGATTTCTACAGGGTGAGCTTTGACGGTTTCAGTACTTATACGGATGTTCAGCAAACGTTCTACAGCCCGAACACAGCATTGGCGGAAGGTTCGCACACTCTTTCAGTAATAGCTTATGATTATTCCGGAAACTCTTCAGCCCCGGCATCCCGGGATATTAAAGTAGATACTATTGCTCCGGCAATTAATATTTCAACCTTTCAATATATCGCTAACTTTGATAATCAGGAAATTACGATTGATTTCAACGGTGGCGATGGTTCAATCTCAGAATCGGGAAGTGGATTAGCTTCAACTGTCTGGTCAAAAGGTTCCGGTCCGGGAACGCTCAGTTTTACTAACCCGACAGAGAAAGTTACAAATGTAAGCGCAAATATCGATGGTGATTATGTTATAAACCTATCTGCCTTTGATGTCGCAGGAAACTTTTCAACAGTACAGCTTCCTCTACTTCGGGATATAGTAGCTCCAGCCGCACCTGACCTTACAGGCCCGACCCTTACCCCTAGCGTCAGGCCGAACTGGTTCTGGTCCACAGGAGGCGGCGGTATGGGCGTTTACCAATGGAACCTCGATACTGATGCCGATCCGGACTGGTCAGCCGAAACAGACGATACGACATTCAGCCCTTCAGATGATCTTCTCGGAACACCTCCGGGGATCGATCATACTCTTTCTGTAAGAGAAAGGGATATTGCCGGTAACTGGTCGGCACCTTCCGATTGGACCGTTGAAGTAGATACGAGCGCCAAAACTCCTCCGGAAATTGCCATAAATGATGCATATCCGACAATTAGAAATGTCACCGAAATAACGTGGAATGCCGTCTCGGGTCTCGGCGGAGCCGGAAAGCAGTACCGGTACAGAATCGATGGAGAAGCATGGCACACGGTTGCCAGCCCTCTGTCAACATCCCCGATCACTCCGACAGTATTGGAGAAATTCGACGGTCTCATGGACGGGAATCATACTCTGGAAATTCAGGAATATATCGATGATCCCACAGAATGGCAGGAAGATAAAACAGGAACCCATACTATAACTGTAGATATTACCCCTCCCTCAAAACCGAACCTATGGGGAACGGGTAACGTTACTGTTGACGATGACAGAACGGCAACAAACGACACAACTCCCACTTGGACATGGTCCTCCGGAGGAGGTGGAGGAATCGGCAAATACAAATACAGATTTAACAGTACAAACCCGGATAATGATGTAAATACAACTGGATTGAACCACACTGAATCATTAACTGACGGGACATATTATCTCTATGTATCTGAAAGAGATCAGGCAGGCAACTGGTCGGATGAAGCATACCATGAAATTACTGTCGATACTATTAGACCTCGAATAACTGATGTCTTAATAACAGGTCCGACTCACCCCGATGACAGCGATTACACCTATACAAACAGTACTTATGTAGATGTACAGATTACTGGTGACATTAATGGTTATGGCGGGACAAATGTCGGTCCGGTAAAAATACGTTACTACGATTACAATCCTTCCGGCTGGAAAATCTCCGGAACCTTTTTTACGGGATCTTCGACAACAATCAATACGACTCTAGCCTCTACAAACGGGACCAAAACTATTTATGCTGAGTTATATGATGAAGCAGGTAATTATTCGGGATATATAAATGATTCGATTATACTTGATACGATAGCTCCATCGGGAACATTTTACATAAATAATAACGATACGGCCACGCCATCACTTTCATTTAAAATGACTCTTAATTATACGGACAACCTTACAGGTACTGCTGATCTGGAAGTTAGAACAGCCAGTGTATATAATGGTTCCTGGAACAGCTATAGAACATATGCTTCTACTATGTCCTCAGACTTTCAATTTTCTCCTTCCAATGGTAATAAATATGCTTATATAACAGTAAGAGACCAGGCAGGGAATTTAGCAGGAGCGAACTATGAAATAAGCGATTATATATATTTCCAATTAATAAACATGACCTATGCGACCAAAGGGTCATCTTCGACAACAGTTTCAGCATATTGGACTCCTGTCAGCGGTGCTTCCGGAACAACATATTATCACTTGTATTCATCTACAGAAAATGGAAACCCGAATACCGATCCCATCACAATGACCTCTGAAGGCCTTTCAACCAGCGGATCGGTAATTACGGAAAGTCTTGCTGCCGATGAAAAGGAAAAATTGCGCTACTATTATGTTAAGCCCTACAATGCAACGACTGGAGGCTGGGGTCCCTATTCTCCGGCTGGAGTACTGGGCTTCGGTTCCAATATCACAATCATTTACAGCCCTTCAGATGCTACAATTGCCAGTAACCTTAAAAGTCAGCTGCAATATGATCTGCCGACAGCCATACCATCCTATTATTCCGGAACTCAACCGGTATGGACAGTGACACTTCTGCCTGAAGCCCTTGTAAGTTCAACCTATAGTTCATACAACACGATTTACGGAGATCCGGTGATTATCACACCCAACTCAAGTCTCTACGCGACTGCAAACAAAGTGAGAAATATTGTGAGCAGCAATAAGGGAGTCGTCGCAATGGGTTATTATGGTGGGCTCAAATTCCTGGAAACAGCATCGGATAACTGGACAAGCTGGGGCTATCCGGCGACGACGACAACAGAAGCCTATCAGCAGCCCAACGAAATCTGTTATGGGAATTCATATACTTATCTGGCTGATAAATACTATATGTATACCTGGCGGTCAGGTAATACAGTATGGACAAGTCCTATAAGTTCAACACGTATCCCGACTACAACCAATGAGGATCAGGTAGCTATCGGAACTTCTTCCAGTCCTTTGAACGAAAGAGGACTATACAGACCGGGAAGAGATAATCCTGTAAACGGATGGTTATACGGAAGATCACAAAATTACTCAGACCGATTTCCGGTTGTCCGACAGGGAAGGTTCTTATACTATGGATACGACGGCTACTGGACAAACACGACGGGTTGGGCATACTGGATCAATCTGATAGCCAGAATGGATAATTACTAA
- a CDS encoding tetratricopeptide repeat protein: protein MKNKTAGIALALFLFFLSSAAFAQINENTSIQIFPQFNLGLPGGRMGDLGATIGGGADLKIQHLFDSLPFLYLEGDVTAGVLPYPGNNLVMLTAGMGVGVNLKLLNRMSLDVGAQGGWYLGLVSGEEGVFSNPWFGGNVNVLFDMTPNLTLTAGAGYKYFIYPDQMLHHGLSFQIGTVFRLGSKDNRSELEMESIEIDPLFPILYEYYSDNAFGKLIIKNTERNTIEDLKVSFYVDQYMEQPEVCATVPLLKRGETAEVDLKAIFTTGLLDLTDTSKVSTEIQVSYNLLGRKISYSTPQTIRVLGRNSLTWDDDRKAASFVSAKDPTVQLFARNTAGVIRELDQSAINLNLRIALGIFETLELYGMNYVIDPASSYIEMSENSDAVDFVQFPSQTLTFRAGDCDDLSVLATSLLESVGIETAFITVPGHIYMAFSLGITKEEARRTFTNLDEFVFHDDKTWIPVEITLLSEGFLEAWKYGAREWREYDGLGRAQFYPVHDAWTKYKAATVPGGALPLLFPSQENMISNYNESLDIFIERELEPHVAEFSEKLQRRDTARLRNSFGVVYAKYGKYDKAEEQFNRALRMEPDFAPAMINMGNILFLQKEMDAALNMYNKADALKPDTPTIIAAIAKTRYEMEQYDQVKNLYQDLQNKAPDLAAQYAYLNNEISVIGRASAARANVVTDWEVDEENEE, encoded by the coding sequence ATGAAAAATAAAACCGCCGGAATAGCCCTTGCGCTATTCCTTTTTTTCCTCTCATCGGCTGCTTTCGCACAGATCAATGAAAACACGAGCATACAGATTTTTCCCCAGTTCAATCTCGGCCTGCCCGGGGGCAGAATGGGCGACCTGGGTGCGACGATAGGAGGGGGCGCGGACCTGAAGATTCAGCACCTTTTCGACTCGCTGCCCTTTCTCTACCTGGAAGGGGATGTGACGGCGGGGGTTCTCCCTTACCCCGGGAACAATCTGGTCATGCTGACTGCGGGCATGGGAGTCGGCGTAAACCTGAAGCTTTTGAACCGCATGAGCCTCGATGTCGGGGCACAGGGCGGATGGTATCTGGGACTGGTTTCCGGAGAGGAGGGAGTCTTTTCCAACCCCTGGTTCGGAGGAAACGTAAACGTCCTTTTCGATATGACCCCGAACCTCACTTTGACAGCGGGAGCCGGCTACAAATATTTTATTTATCCCGACCAGATGCTCCACCACGGTTTGAGTTTCCAGATCGGCACGGTGTTCCGCCTGGGCTCGAAAGACAACCGTTCGGAACTGGAAATGGAATCGATCGAGATCGATCCTCTCTTCCCCATCCTCTATGAATACTACAGCGACAACGCCTTCGGAAAACTGATTATTAAAAACACGGAGCGGAATACCATTGAGGATCTGAAAGTATCTTTTTATGTGGATCAGTATATGGAGCAACCGGAAGTCTGCGCGACTGTGCCACTTTTAAAAAGAGGAGAAACGGCCGAAGTCGATCTTAAAGCGATTTTTACGACCGGACTGCTGGATCTGACCGATACCTCTAAAGTGTCCACTGAAATCCAGGTCAGCTACAATCTTCTGGGGCGGAAGATTTCCTACTCGACCCCACAGACCATCCGGGTTCTGGGACGGAACTCCCTGACCTGGGACGATGACCGCAAAGCCGCCTCATTCGTTTCGGCAAAGGACCCGACCGTGCAGCTCTTCGCCCGGAATACGGCGGGAGTCATCAGAGAGCTGGACCAGAGCGCCATAAATCTGAATCTGAGGATTGCCCTGGGGATTTTCGAAACCCTGGAGCTTTACGGAATGAACTATGTAATCGACCCGGCATCCTCCTATATCGAAATGTCGGAAAACTCCGATGCTGTGGACTTTGTCCAGTTTCCCTCCCAGACTCTGACATTCCGCGCGGGCGATTGCGACGACCTTTCCGTTCTGGCTACTTCTCTGCTTGAATCGGTCGGCATTGAAACAGCCTTTATCACCGTACCCGGACATATTTATATGGCCTTCTCCCTGGGCATAACCAAAGAGGAAGCCAGGAGGACCTTTACGAATCTCGATGAATTCGTTTTCCACGACGACAAAACCTGGATTCCCGTGGAAATAACCCTTCTGTCGGAAGGCTTTCTCGAAGCCTGGAAATACGGTGCCAGGGAATGGCGTGAATACGACGGACTGGGGCGCGCCCAGTTCTATCCCGTCCATGATGCCTGGACCAAATACAAAGCGGCGACCGTTCCCGGAGGAGCCCTGCCGCTCCTGTTCCCCTCCCAGGAGAACATGATCAGCAACTACAACGAAAGCCTTGATATCTTTATCGAAAGGGAACTGGAACCTCATGTGGCGGAATTCAGTGAAAAACTCCAGCGCCGCGATACGGCCAGACTGCGCAACAGTTTCGGCGTCGTCTACGCCAAATACGGAAAATACGACAAAGCGGAGGAGCAGTTCAACCGCGCCCTCCGGATGGAACCGGATTTCGCTCCCGCCATGATCAATATGGGAAACATTCTCTTCCTGCAGAAAGAAATGGATGCCGCATTGAATATGTATAACAAAGCAGACGCACTTAAACCGGATACGCCGACGATTATCGCCGCCATTGCCAAAACCCGGTACGAAATGGAGCAGTACGATCAGGTTAAGAACCTCTATCAGGATCTTCAGAACAAAGCTCCCGACCTGGCCGCCCAGTACGCCTACCTGAACAACGAGATATCGGTTATCGGCAGAGCTTCGGCGGCGCGGGCCAACGTGGTCACAGACTGGGAAGTGGACGAGGAAAACGAGGAGTAA